The following proteins come from a genomic window of Phacochoerus africanus isolate WHEZ1 chromosome 9, ROS_Pafr_v1, whole genome shotgun sequence:
- the EMC4 gene encoding ER membrane protein complex subunit 4 isoform X1 has translation MTAQGSLVANRGRRFKWAIELSGPGGGGRGRSDRGGGQGDSLYPVGYLDKQVPDTSVQETDRILVEKRCWDIALGPLKQIPMNLFIMYMAGNTISIFPTMMVCMMAWRPIQALMAISATFKMLESSSQKFLQGLVYLIGNLMGLALAVYKCQSMGLLPTHASDWLAFIEPPERMEFSGGGLLL, from the exons ATGACGGCCCAGGGGAGCTTGGTGGCTAACCGAGGCCGGCGCTTCAAGTGGGCGATTGAGCTGAGCGGTCCTGGAGGAGGCGGCAG GGGCCGAAGTGACCGGGGCGGTGGCCAGGGAGACTCGCTGTACCCCGTTGGTTACTTGGACAAGCAAGTGCCTGATACCAGCGTGCAAGAGACAGACCGGATCCTAGTGGAGAAG CGCTGCTGGGACATCGCCCTGGGTCCCCTCAAACAGATTCCCATGAACCTCTTCATCATGTACATGGCAGGCAACACCATCTCCATCTTCCCTACTATGATGGTGTGTATGATGGCTTGGCGACCTATTCAGGCACTTATGGCCATTTCAGCAA CTTTCAAGATGCTAGAAAGTTCAAGCCAGAAGTTTCTTCAGGGTTTGGTGTACCTCATTGGGAACCTTATGGGTCTGGCATTGGCTGTGTATAAGTGCCAGTCAATGGGACTGTTGCCTACACATGCATCAGATTGGTTAGCCTTCATTGAGCCCCCTGAG AGGATGGAGTTCAGTGGTGGAGGACTGCTTTTGTGA
- the EMC4 gene encoding ER membrane protein complex subunit 4 isoform X2, whose translation MNLFIMYMAGNTISIFPTMMVCMMAWRPIQALMAISATFKMLESSSQKFLQGLVYLIGNLMGLALAVYKCQSMGLLPTHASDWLAFIEPPERMEFSGGGLLL comes from the exons ATGAACCTCTTCATCATGTACATGGCAGGCAACACCATCTCCATCTTCCCTACTATGATGGTGTGTATGATGGCTTGGCGACCTATTCAGGCACTTATGGCCATTTCAGCAA CTTTCAAGATGCTAGAAAGTTCAAGCCAGAAGTTTCTTCAGGGTTTGGTGTACCTCATTGGGAACCTTATGGGTCTGGCATTGGCTGTGTATAAGTGCCAGTCAATGGGACTGTTGCCTACACATGCATCAGATTGGTTAGCCTTCATTGAGCCCCCTGAG AGGATGGAGTTCAGTGGTGGAGGACTGCTTTTGTGA